A genomic segment from Glycine soja cultivar W05 chromosome 20, ASM419377v2, whole genome shotgun sequence encodes:
- the LOC114402479 gene encoding kinesin-like protein KIN-7M, chloroplastic isoform X3, producing the protein MLRSVAMESDQLAVDFRETESFSERECHRGDEIAWYADGDKIVRNEYNPATAYAFDRVFGPHTNSNEVYEVAAKPVVKAAMESFWETNILLVSYHWLSKMFSALSKRKRVLIRVSYLEIYNEHKPAGYITQCGPCSSCGWL; encoded by the exons ATGCTTAGATCTGTGGCTATGGAATCAGATCAATTAGCTGTGGATTTTAGAGAAACCGAATCATTCAg TGAAAGAGAGTGCCATAGAGGAGACGAGATCGCATGGTATGCGGACGGTGATAAGATTGTGCGCAATGAGTATAATCCAGCTACTGCTTATGCATTTG ATAGAGTGTTTGGACCGCATACAAATTCCAACGAGGTGTATGAAGTAGCTGCCAAACCTGTGGTGAAGGCTGCCATGGAGTCTTTTTG GGAGACCAATATTCTCCTGGTATCATACCACTGGCTATCAAAGATGTTTTCAGCATTATCCAAGAG GAAGAGAGTTCTTATTCGTGTGTCATATCTAGAAATATACAATGAG CACAAACCTGCAGGGTATATTACTCAATGTGGTCCCTGTAGTTCTTGTGGATGGCTATAA
- the LOC114403034 gene encoding uncharacterized protein LOC114403034: protein MSYGGAVPFAESKRGLVKFPFIALAAVQPRTVHRQSSGIENSSNPPKLRRNASTSCDTISTSQYGPSDPVSLQNKVNLTPIYAAIPSFQIAATMVNIWHIPKKA, encoded by the exons ATGAGTTATGGTGGAGCAGTCCCTTTTGCAGAATCCAAACGGGGCCTCGTAAAGTTCCCATTCATAGCCTTGGCAGCAGTTCAACCTC GTACAGTGCATCGACAGAGTAGTGGAATTGAAAATTCCAGCAATCCTCCAAAGCTTCGTAGGAATGCCTCTACTTCATGTGATACAATTAGCACTTCCCAATATGGTCCTTCAGATCCAG TGTCACTACAGAACAAAGTCAACCTCACACCAATATACGCGGCCATACCCTCCTTTCAAATTGCTGCCACCATGGTCAACATTTGGCACATTCCTAAGAAGGCATGA
- the LOC114402479 gene encoding kinesin-like protein KIN-7D, mitochondrial isoform X2, which yields MTSSRCHSESVYYSYGNPLPMEFGMDEEVITEPVDSSRVRDSILVTIRFRSLSERECHRGDEIAWYADGDKIVRNEYNPATAYAFDRVFGPHTNSNEVYEVAAKPVVKAAMESFWETNILLVSYHWLSKMFSALSKRKRVLIRVSYLEIYNER from the exons ATGACTTCGAGTCGCTGTCATAGCGAGTCTGTCTACTACAGCTATGGTAATCCTTTGCCGATGGAGTTCGGGATGGACGAGGAGGTGATCACGGAGCCCGTGGATTCGTCTAGAGTTCGGGATAGCATTTTGGTCACGATTCGGTTCAGATCGTTGAG TGAAAGAGAGTGCCATAGAGGAGACGAGATCGCATGGTATGCGGACGGTGATAAGATTGTGCGCAATGAGTATAATCCAGCTACTGCTTATGCATTTG ATAGAGTGTTTGGACCGCATACAAATTCCAACGAGGTGTATGAAGTAGCTGCCAAACCTGTGGTGAAGGCTGCCATGGAGTCTTTTTG GGAGACCAATATTCTCCTGGTATCATACCACTGGCTATCAAAGATGTTTTCAGCATTATCCAAGAG GAAGAGAGTTCTTATTCGTGTGTCATATCTAGAAATATACAATGAG
- the LOC114402479 gene encoding kinesin-like protein KIN-7D, mitochondrial isoform X1 — MTSSRCHSESVYYSYGNPLPMEFGMDEEVITEPVDSSRVRDSILVTIRFRSLSERECHRGDEIAWYADGDKIVRNEYNPATAYAFDRVFGPHTNSNEVYEVAAKPVVKAAMESFWETNILLVSYHWLSKMFSALSKRKRVLIRVSYLEIYNEHKPAGYITQCGPCSSCGWL; from the exons ATGACTTCGAGTCGCTGTCATAGCGAGTCTGTCTACTACAGCTATGGTAATCCTTTGCCGATGGAGTTCGGGATGGACGAGGAGGTGATCACGGAGCCCGTGGATTCGTCTAGAGTTCGGGATAGCATTTTGGTCACGATTCGGTTCAGATCGTTGAG TGAAAGAGAGTGCCATAGAGGAGACGAGATCGCATGGTATGCGGACGGTGATAAGATTGTGCGCAATGAGTATAATCCAGCTACTGCTTATGCATTTG ATAGAGTGTTTGGACCGCATACAAATTCCAACGAGGTGTATGAAGTAGCTGCCAAACCTGTGGTGAAGGCTGCCATGGAGTCTTTTTG GGAGACCAATATTCTCCTGGTATCATACCACTGGCTATCAAAGATGTTTTCAGCATTATCCAAGAG GAAGAGAGTTCTTATTCGTGTGTCATATCTAGAAATATACAATGAG CACAAACCTGCAGGGTATATTACTCAATGTGGTCCCTGTAGTTCTTGTGGATGGCTATAA